From Desulfovibrio inopinatus DSM 10711, the proteins below share one genomic window:
- a CDS encoding WG repeat-containing protein encodes MKTVFVTVSWILLSFATFSHAGLYPFADSKSGLYGYRDTATQTVLPPMYVIAWTFSQYNVAFAVDDAGWALIDLHGDVLLRPYVFDNGPDEFHDGLARFVHNGKIGFFNEKGEIVIPAQFDFAQPFSDGISAVCFGCTAQRDGEHTYHSGGTWTRIDAQGREVPGVR; translated from the coding sequence ATGAAAACTGTTTTTGTTACGGTAAGCTGGATCTTGTTGAGTTTTGCGACCTTTTCTCATGCAGGGTTGTATCCGTTTGCAGACTCCAAAAGTGGTCTCTACGGATATCGAGATACGGCTACACAAACCGTTTTACCTCCGATGTACGTTATTGCCTGGACGTTTTCCCAATATAATGTGGCGTTCGCAGTGGATGACGCCGGATGGGCGCTTATTGATCTACATGGCGATGTGTTGTTGCGTCCGTATGTGTTTGATAATGGTCCTGACGAGTTTCATGATGGGTTGGCTCGGTTTGTCCACAATGGAAAAATCGGTTTTTTCAATGAAAAAGGCGAGATTGTCATTCCCGCCCAATTTGATTTTGCCCAACCCTTTTCCGATGGGATAAGTGCTGTATGCTTTGGCTGCACGGCACAGCGTGACGGGGAGCATACGTATCATTCTGGTGGTACCTGGACGCGCATCGATGCCCAGGGCCGAGAAGTACCCGGCGTGCGATAG